A window of the Apostichopus japonicus isolate 1M-3 chromosome 8, ASM3797524v1, whole genome shotgun sequence genome harbors these coding sequences:
- the LOC139972037 gene encoding uncharacterized protein translates to MASHLYLVLLAAVVALSNGLECNNHLSITCGEHSGVNDLVCDQLENQAYGAADETLKCPESGGMNKCATGEIQYNQAETNLSVKVSFASCGMGESKCFTDLKALDDNELGIGLSTVLTGLGATLNAGKTEICFCDMDKCNSAFSIVAHTSVVVISIVLIIML, encoded by the exons ATGGCAAGCCACCTCTACTTAGTTCTCCTGGCCGCAGTTGTCGCTTTGT CCAATGGGCTGGAGTGCAACAACCATCTCTCTATAACTTGTGGAGAACACAGTGGTGTGAACGATTTGGTATGTGATCAATTGGAGAATCAGGCATACGGGGCCGCTGACGAAACTTTAAAATGCCCAGAATCTGGAGGGATGAACAAATGCGCTACTGGAGAAATACAGTACAACC AAGCGGAAACAAATCTCAGTGTGAAGGTTTCCTTTGCGTCCTGCGGTATGGGAGAAAGCAAGTGCTTCACAGATTTGAAGGCGCTTGATGACAACGAGTTGGGAATAGGTCTCTCAACAGTCCTGACGGGTCTGGGGGCCACACTTAACGCGGGGAAGACAGAAATCTGCTTCTGTGATATGGACAAGTGTAATAGCGCCTTCTCAATAGTTGCACACACCTCTGTTGTGGTCATTTCCATTGTCCTAATCATAATGCTGTAA